From a single Macrobrachium rosenbergii isolate ZJJX-2024 chromosome 9, ASM4041242v1, whole genome shotgun sequence genomic region:
- the LOC136841820 gene encoding uncharacterized protein encodes MVKMQAVQSALAIRRQRSRREDKKRAKERRASGASLSTPRPSVVSLDGRVYFNEERENKRLFGQVTMFHVGSVFILIGLMLTFTSLVPGYVKSTTPERRSDLLGTGCFFVFLGGVLTTISRFVSNNEEKELNQYIKGRLSRSKSGHRLVRDAESGLPTPTRERRHKPHQNGVAQHSSPEVAGQSGRQKPCGTPKKTADPNKQGSPATPVEEEEPACSSPSAIQDNAAMAASASMEPVLSRILEEDENEADVTTEPLDSTPESSLTPTSPLETQGLLERHHSSSSPRKGSKSSTKSSSKSSRLSGV; translated from the coding sequence ATGGTAAAGATGCAAGCGGTGCAGAGCGCCTTGGCCATCCGGCGGCAGCGATCCCGGAGGGAGGACAAGAAGCGGGCCAAGGAGAGAAGAGCCAGCGGGGCCTCCCTCTCCACGCCCCGCCCGTCTGTCGTCAGCCTAGACGGGCGTGTTTACTTCAATGAGGAGCGAGAGAACAAAAGACTCTTCGGTCAGGTGACCATGTTCCACGTCGGGTCGGTCTTCATCCTCATTGGCCTGATGCTGACCTTCACCTCCCTAGTCCCAGGCTACGTGAAGAGCACCACCCCAGAGCGCCGAAGCGACCTCTTGGGCACCGGGTGCTTCTTCGTGTTCTTGGGCGGCGTCCTGACCACCATCAGCCGCTTCGTGTCCAACAACGAAGAGAAGGAACTGAATCAGTACATCAAGGGACGACTGTCCCGTTCGAAATCGGGACACCGGCTCGTGAGAGATGCTGAAAGTGGACTGCCGACGCCCACCAGAGAACGTCGCCACAAGCCCCACCAGAACGGCGTTGCCCAGCACTCCTCCCCGGAGGTTGCCGGCCAGAGTGGAAGACAAAAACCCTGCGGGACGCCGAAGAAGACCGCAGATCCCAACAAGCAGGGCTCCCCTGCGACGCCCGTAGAGGAGGAAGAGCCTGCGTGCAGCAGCCCCTCAGCAATCCAAGACAACGCGGCCATGGCAGCGTCAGCCTCCATGGAACCCGTCTTGTCCCGAATCTTGGAGGAAGACGAAAACGAAGCGGACGTCACCACCGAACCCCTCGATTCGACCCCCGAGTCATCCTTGACGCCTACCTCCCCCCTGGAGACCCAGGGCCTCCTGGAACGccaccactcctcctcctccccgaggaAGGGCTCCAAGTCCTCCACCAAGAGTTCATCGAAAAGCTCACGTCTCTCGGGCGTCTAG